The following are encoded together in the Pectobacterium punjabense genome:
- the radC gene encoding RadC family protein: protein MRELTSPNTTLYTGRESRVINMALALLERRVRKLEAMTSPEVVKAYLRLKLEHIEREVFVALFLNNQNRLISCEFLFAGTINSVEVHPGEVARQAIRLNAAAVIFAHNHPSGNAEPSNADRKITEKLVNALSLIEIRVLDHVVVGHGEIVSFAERGWL from the coding sequence ATGCGCGAATTAACATCCCCCAACACCACTCTTTATACCGGTCGTGAATCACGTGTCATCAATATGGCATTAGCACTGCTTGAGCGACGAGTTAGAAAACTGGAAGCCATGACGTCTCCTGAAGTCGTTAAAGCGTACTTGCGTCTCAAACTGGAGCATATTGAACGAGAGGTCTTTGTCGCTCTGTTCCTGAATAACCAAAATCGATTAATTTCCTGTGAATTCCTTTTCGCCGGAACTATTAACAGTGTGGAGGTTCATCCAGGTGAGGTTGCCCGGCAAGCGATTCGATTGAATGCGGCTGCGGTCATCTTTGCCCATAACCACCCGTCGGGGAATGCTGAACCCAGCAATGCCGATCGGAAAATCACTGAAAAACTGGTTAATGCACTGTCTCTGATTGAAATTCGTGTACTGGATCATGTCGTAGTTGGCCACGGCGAAATAGTGTCGTTTGCCGAACGCGGCTGGTTATAA
- a CDS encoding ArdC-like ssDNA-binding domain-containing protein: MKTFTLQDAGDICRLLTERLMQSVNSGKTPWRQSVIRQGIPEHALSGQRFTGINALLLWQSALQNGLVSNRWLTGDDLRSLGGRITPGQRPTTVVRYKPSLSLFRVINVEQCEGLSDMLQPGWPWPPSPVPGMERVGQWQFASGVPVLFNAQRPAVYLPESDRIELPDSEQGNLDSLIALLVSATGHPTRLGRRCFTGSDVPELDEYLQESLVADVGRAFLAALAGIHLAGPSMWNGELGSDPWILFKSASEAGKAVDWLEKQRLATLPFDDVQHWQRQAEHLLTTHYGQQLDDTTLVCDSVVHQHLRYNISPGNAVNALARIYDWPRCDMPTALFTPELNSVADALARFSLNPGSLAVHRVASDIDDSDVALEAPELGTLLLPPPSAESVDEIAANDEEEGDDPDDPGNLAALPWVRNQGRSNPHRATFIRQFQEIAPYENRWTVFSDFIHMSAAALHNRCHFVQEIEDDYMRRIKRYKTADQRRFPVLFNTLVDGMEFSAADFLGSVFMELELGDQRRGQYFTPYSIAYMMAKMQLSDGLPALTSGERDFITISDPACGAGGLVVAMAQAMLEAGFNPQKQMVAVCVDIDPVAAMMAYVQLALCGIPAMVIVGNSLSMEFRQTWRTPFWMMFGWERKWTREQERKAQQKVA; this comes from the coding sequence ATGAAAACTTTCACATTACAGGATGCCGGTGATATTTGCCGGCTGTTAACAGAACGTCTGATGCAGAGTGTCAACTCGGGTAAAACGCCGTGGAGACAGAGTGTTATTCGCCAGGGGATACCGGAACACGCATTAAGCGGACAACGGTTCACCGGCATTAACGCTTTGTTGCTCTGGCAATCGGCGTTGCAAAACGGCCTGGTATCAAATCGTTGGCTGACGGGTGATGATTTACGCTCTCTGGGCGGAAGAATCACTCCGGGGCAGCGACCGACCACCGTTGTCCGCTACAAACCGTCACTTTCACTGTTTCGGGTTATCAACGTTGAACAGTGCGAGGGATTATCCGACATGCTGCAACCCGGCTGGCCGTGGCCACCGTCTCCCGTACCTGGAATGGAGCGGGTAGGGCAGTGGCAGTTTGCGTCTGGGGTTCCTGTTCTGTTCAATGCACAACGTCCGGCGGTTTACCTGCCCGAAAGTGATCGCATTGAATTACCTGATAGTGAGCAGGGTAATCTAGATAGTCTTATAGCGTTGCTCGTCAGTGCTACTGGACATCCCACTCGACTGGGGCGCCGTTGTTTCACGGGGAGTGATGTTCCGGAACTGGATGAATACCTGCAAGAGAGTCTTGTTGCTGATGTGGGACGTGCATTTCTTGCCGCACTGGCAGGGATACATCTTGCTGGTCCGTCGATGTGGAATGGTGAGTTGGGTTCAGACCCGTGGATACTGTTTAAATCTGCTTCTGAAGCAGGCAAGGCGGTTGATTGGCTGGAAAAACAGCGGTTGGCCACATTGCCGTTCGATGATGTTCAGCATTGGCAGAGACAGGCAGAACATCTGTTAACTACTCACTATGGCCAGCAGTTGGATGATACGACGTTAGTGTGTGACAGCGTGGTGCATCAGCACTTGCGTTACAACATTTCACCGGGTAATGCGGTAAATGCGCTGGCCCGAATCTACGACTGGCCGCGGTGTGATATGCCGACGGCATTGTTCACACCAGAGTTGAATAGCGTTGCTGATGCATTGGCGCGTTTCTCACTGAATCCAGGAAGTCTGGCTGTTCATCGTGTCGCCAGCGACATCGATGATAGCGACGTCGCCCTGGAGGCGCCGGAGCTTGGCACTTTGTTGCTACCGCCACCGTCTGCCGAATCGGTCGATGAGATTGCAGCTAACGATGAGGAAGAAGGGGATGACCCGGATGATCCGGGAAATCTCGCCGCGCTCCCTTGGGTAAGAAACCAGGGACGTTCCAATCCACATCGAGCAACGTTTATTCGGCAGTTTCAGGAAATTGCACCGTATGAGAACCGTTGGACAGTATTCAGCGATTTTATTCACATGTCGGCAGCGGCGTTACATAACCGGTGCCATTTTGTGCAGGAAATCGAAGATGACTACATGCGGCGAATAAAACGTTACAAGACAGCTGATCAGCGTCGTTTTCCTGTGCTTTTCAACACACTGGTCGACGGTATGGAATTCAGCGCTGCGGATTTTCTTGGTTCTGTATTCATGGAGCTCGAGCTTGGCGATCAGCGCCGGGGACAGTATTTCACGCCGTATTCCATCGCTTACATGATGGCGAAAATGCAGTTGTCTGACGGTCTACCTGCGCTGACAAGTGGGGAAAGGGATTTCATTACTATCTCAGATCCCGCATGCGGTGCCGGTGGTCTGGTTGTCGCGATGGCACAAGCCATGCTTGAAGCGGGTTTCAATCCACAGAAACAGATGGTTGCTGTCTGCGTCGATATCGATCCTGTCGCGGCGATGATGGCGTATGTGCAACTGGCTTTATGTGGCATACCTGCGATGGTGATTGTCGGGAACAGCTTAAGCATGGAGTTCCGTCAAACCTGGCGTACACCTTTCTGGATGATGTTCGGCTGGGAACGTAAGTGGACTCGTGAACAAGAGCGAAAAGCTCAACAGAAAGTCGCCTGA
- a CDS encoding DUF2786 domain-containing protein → MKNEEEKEKYLEKIQKLLHLAKRSTNEHEAANAISQAQNLMHKFGLSELDIDLKSIKEFQSEHCPSDANKLPEYVVSLANMLCYAFGVNCYYTWTRNHRRSVSFYGPTERPQIAAYGFDVLSIQLIKARSEFIASQNKRIKRTTKTNRADQFCAGWVSGARNAISRFTVEPEEQQLMSLYYKQISEGFSELKSREAKSCRGDDDAYHAGYHSGKDARLHQAVAGKSVIGIER, encoded by the coding sequence ATGAAAAATGAAGAAGAAAAAGAAAAATACCTGGAGAAAATCCAAAAACTCCTTCATTTAGCAAAACGCAGTACTAATGAGCATGAAGCGGCTAATGCTATTAGCCAGGCTCAGAATTTAATGCATAAGTTTGGCCTAAGTGAATTAGATATCGATCTGAAGTCGATTAAAGAATTTCAGAGCGAGCATTGCCCGTCTGATGCGAACAAACTCCCAGAATACGTGGTCAGTTTAGCCAACATGCTGTGTTATGCATTCGGTGTGAATTGTTATTACACCTGGACGCGGAACCATCGACGTTCTGTTTCATTCTACGGTCCGACAGAACGACCGCAGATTGCGGCATACGGGTTCGATGTATTGAGTATTCAGTTGATTAAAGCCAGAAGCGAGTTTATTGCTTCACAAAATAAGCGTATCAAACGTACTACTAAAACCAATCGTGCAGATCAATTTTGTGCAGGCTGGGTGAGTGGTGCTCGGAATGCCATTAGCCGGTTTACTGTTGAACCTGAAGAGCAACAACTAATGTCACTGTATTACAAACAGATCTCCGAGGGTTTTAGCGAACTTAAAAGCCGGGAAGCGAAAAGCTGTCGCGGCGATGATGATGCATATCATGCTGGCTATCACTCGGGTAAAGATGCTCGGCTGCATCAGGCGGTCGCAGGGAAGTCGGTAATAGGCATTGAACGTTGA
- a CDS encoding conjugal transfer protein TraF, giving the protein MKHSLITRSFIIAGIVVATSANAAGTWTEARGDAMGGTGVASSHYSAAALINPALLTKFDKSDDFSLILPAVGAQLSDPDNLQDGVDRIDNDWKSFERIVSVGGDASLAASKLRGSLQDFSGSHAKAHAGASTVAAVPNSVLPFAVVAKAWGTATVKTNVTDSDLQWLDGVSNGTANGSDLSSLTSSANGRAAVVADVGVAMAHEFNVGGFEFSAGITPKVQRVYTFNYNVAINNYDSSDFRSGNYRNDKTGANVDVGFSTNLSDNWIVGLVGQNLVARSIETKEVNGVKDTFKIKPQATLGTAYSNDFFTTALDVDLTPASRFNSDKDSQFVSVGGELNAWKWAQLRAGYRTDIHDSDNSYFTAGIGLSPFDVVHLDITGMAGTDRTYGAVAQLTFTF; this is encoded by the coding sequence ATGAAACACTCATTAATTACACGCAGTTTTATTATTGCGGGCATCGTGGTTGCTACTTCAGCTAATGCAGCTGGCACATGGACTGAAGCTCGCGGTGATGCTATGGGCGGAACAGGTGTTGCTTCCTCGCACTACAGTGCAGCAGCGCTGATAAACCCCGCACTGCTGACGAAATTCGATAAGTCAGATGACTTTAGTTTGATTTTGCCTGCAGTTGGCGCTCAGCTTTCAGACCCGGATAATCTGCAGGATGGGGTCGACCGTATCGACAATGATTGGAAATCATTTGAGCGTATCGTTAGTGTCGGCGGAGATGCCAGTTTAGCTGCGTCAAAGCTACGTGGATCATTACAAGATTTTTCTGGAAGCCATGCTAAGGCGCATGCCGGTGCGTCAACGGTTGCTGCAGTTCCCAATAGCGTTCTGCCCTTTGCAGTCGTTGCCAAGGCGTGGGGAACGGCAACAGTCAAAACCAACGTGACAGATAGCGATCTCCAGTGGCTTGATGGGGTGTCAAACGGTACTGCAAACGGCTCAGATCTGAGTTCGTTAACGTCATCCGCCAATGGCCGTGCCGCTGTCGTTGCAGACGTGGGCGTTGCGATGGCGCACGAATTCAACGTTGGCGGATTCGAGTTCTCTGCCGGTATTACACCGAAGGTACAACGCGTCTATACATTCAATTACAACGTTGCGATCAATAACTATGACAGCTCGGATTTTCGTAGTGGCAACTATCGTAACGATAAAACGGGCGCCAACGTAGATGTCGGTTTTTCAACCAATCTGAGTGATAACTGGATTGTTGGTCTTGTCGGCCAGAACCTGGTTGCACGCAGCATCGAGACGAAAGAAGTCAACGGCGTCAAAGACACGTTCAAAATCAAGCCTCAGGCAACGCTGGGAACGGCATACAGCAACGACTTCTTTACTACTGCGCTTGATGTCGATCTGACTCCAGCAAGCCGTTTTAACTCCGATAAAGATAGCCAGTTTGTCAGCGTGGGCGGTGAGCTTAATGCCTGGAAATGGGCACAGCTGCGGGCAGGATATCGTACTGATATTCATGACAGTGATAACTCCTATTTTACTGCCGGCATTGGTTTGTCCCCGTTTGATGTCGTACATCTGGATATCACTGGCATGGCAGGAACGGACAGAACGTATGGTGCCGTTGCTCAATTGACGTTCACATTCTGA
- a CDS encoding TraI domain-containing protein, producing the protein MLKWLRNKAGATTETRPIPLQQVDGWFTPQNADTLLSTKKRKRALQQLWDNSPFSQDVWDIYWLQTVRALAVTVQQLPLDNEDEYCRPGGFLDMALDVAVCAVRLSRGYMLPPGAQPEEQAAQSSAWTSAIFWAALLHNIERLSGLKVVVQNGVWIPGLSVPDAPWRVRFEVSSGDVHARTAAVALRLIPSPGITWIARWPHILDLLLVYLSGKKSEAGILNAIVLNAREKCGIKTNDIALPAPVELAIPAATIEQDPPVVSVEQGTATAISPLIDSGDNNYNDNQLKEAQPVVSALVSAIDQDDLSDSSSGIDESQTHLPVTADLLNVLDQQLTATVPVTPAPGVSSTSSNEMNEVEKKPVPQEELFWAWLINAVRDGSLTINNSDSLVHIMSQYVFLQTPDCFYRFFSICNDSSIDKDTLQKNFENLNRHYSRSGKGIYIYRKYENENKEGRYTKMSGYMIASELIFDKGACPPDSGWLSPNK; encoded by the coding sequence ATGTTAAAGTGGCTCAGAAATAAAGCGGGTGCTACTACGGAGACCAGGCCGATACCCCTTCAACAGGTAGACGGATGGTTTACTCCACAAAATGCGGATACGCTGCTGTCTACGAAGAAAAGAAAGCGCGCGCTCCAGCAATTGTGGGATAACAGCCCGTTCTCTCAGGACGTGTGGGATATTTACTGGCTGCAAACAGTGAGAGCTCTGGCCGTTACTGTTCAGCAACTCCCCCTCGATAATGAAGACGAATACTGTCGTCCAGGTGGTTTCCTGGATATGGCTCTGGATGTGGCTGTATGCGCTGTCAGGCTTTCCAGAGGATATATGCTGCCTCCAGGCGCACAGCCAGAAGAGCAGGCCGCTCAGAGCTCTGCTTGGACATCAGCGATTTTTTGGGCTGCATTGTTACACAACATAGAACGTTTATCAGGGTTGAAGGTTGTTGTGCAAAACGGTGTGTGGATCCCCGGTTTGTCTGTTCCTGATGCGCCATGGCGTGTCAGATTTGAAGTGAGCTCTGGTGATGTTCATGCCAGAACTGCGGCAGTGGCGTTACGGCTGATACCCTCTCCAGGCATCACATGGATCGCTCGCTGGCCTCATATTCTGGATTTACTGCTTGTTTATCTTTCCGGTAAAAAATCTGAAGCTGGCATACTGAATGCGATTGTACTTAACGCCAGAGAAAAGTGCGGTATCAAAACGAATGATATTGCGCTCCCTGCACCGGTCGAGCTGGCGATTCCTGCTGCCACTATAGAACAGGATCCTCCTGTAGTATCCGTTGAGCAAGGGACAGCCACGGCAATCTCACCACTCATTGATTCCGGTGATAATAATTACAATGATAATCAATTAAAGGAAGCGCAGCCTGTTGTCTCTGCGTTGGTATCTGCAATTGATCAGGATGATTTATCCGACAGCTCATCAGGGATTGATGAATCACAAACTCATCTCCCTGTTACTGCTGATTTACTGAATGTTCTTGACCAGCAATTAACTGCAACGGTACCGGTTACTCCGGCTCCCGGGGTCAGTAGCACTTCATCGAATGAAATGAATGAAGTAGAAAAAAAACCAGTCCCTCAGGAGGAACTATTTTGGGCGTGGTTGATTAATGCTGTCAGGGATGGTTCGTTGACGATAAATAATTCGGATAGCTTGGTTCATATTATGAGCCAGTATGTTTTCCTGCAAACGCCAGACTGTTTTTATCGTTTTTTTTCTATCTGTAATGATTCTTCTATTGATAAGGATACGCTTCAAAAGAATTTTGAAAATCTTAATCGACACTATTCACGGAGCGGAAAGGGAATTTATATTTATCGAAAATATGAAAATGAAAATAAAGAGGGGCGTTATACAAAAATGTCGGGGTATATGATTGCATCTGAATTGATATTTGATAAGGGGGCATGTCCGCCAGATAGTGGCTGGTTATCGCCTAATAAGTGA
- a CDS encoding tyrosine-type recombinase/integrase yields the protein MTVTYEDIIQDYFFSKPLRPATEISYKKVLNLFLRFTGEKVLPADVDRHTVLSWRRHLLNERQLSTITWNNRVAHMRAIFNHAMKYDFVQMKENPFNSVVARPDVKRKKTLSEEQIRKIYLVMEAREEKEFEDCDFRSALRPAWFWLTVIDTLRYTGMRQNQLLHIRLEDVNLDEGWINLRPEASKNHKEHIVPITTLLRPRLERLYHAALNQDANMGDQLFNVHLFKGRKSNVSKNMDPPPMRAFFRRLSVECRCTISPHRFRHTIATEMMKSPDRNLKIVQTLLGHSNVSVTLEYVEGNMDIVRNALEQEFSRKSVRVAGTV from the coding sequence ATGACTGTAACCTATGAAGATATCATTCAGGATTACTTTTTTAGTAAGCCTTTACGACCTGCAACCGAAATAAGCTACAAGAAAGTACTGAATCTTTTTTTAAGATTCACGGGAGAGAAGGTTCTACCGGCTGATGTAGATCGTCATACGGTGCTCAGTTGGCGGAGACATCTGTTGAATGAGCGCCAGCTCTCTACTATCACATGGAATAACCGGGTAGCTCACATGCGTGCCATTTTTAATCACGCAATGAAATATGATTTTGTGCAAATGAAAGAGAATCCCTTTAACAGTGTGGTAGCCAGACCTGATGTTAAGCGTAAAAAAACGCTATCAGAAGAACAGATCCGAAAAATCTATTTGGTGATGGAAGCCAGAGAAGAAAAAGAGTTTGAGGATTGTGATTTCCGAAGTGCACTACGCCCAGCCTGGTTCTGGCTGACAGTCATCGATACGCTGCGCTATACGGGCATGCGGCAAAACCAGCTGCTACACATTCGTCTGGAAGACGTTAATCTGGATGAGGGCTGGATAAATCTGCGGCCAGAGGCTTCCAAAAATCATAAAGAGCATATCGTCCCAATCACGACGTTACTCAGGCCACGCCTGGAGCGACTTTATCATGCCGCGCTTAATCAGGATGCGAACATGGGGGATCAACTTTTCAACGTTCATCTGTTTAAAGGACGGAAAAGCAATGTATCCAAAAACATGGATCCTCCACCAATGCGGGCTTTTTTTCGTCGACTGTCAGTGGAATGCCGTTGCACGATAAGCCCACACCGATTCAGGCATACGATCGCCACTGAGATGATGAAATCACCGGATCGTAATCTCAAAATTGTTCAGACGCTACTGGGACACTCGAATGTCAGCGTGACGCTGGAATATGTGGAAGGGAACATGGATATTGTCAGGAATGCGCTGGAGCAGGAATTTAGCAGGAAAAGTGTGCGCGTTGCCGGCACAGTATGA
- a CDS encoding ornithine decarboxylase yields the protein MKQLKIAANAAVATRLTTTREIVALSQTDFTDVAAVVVSIEEARSGILSILQHTGFSIPAFVEEPDEDKELDVLPAGSEWLVLDDDGEHANVLERAAKAYQDALLPPFFDTLTKYVNMKNTTFACPGHQGGQFFRKHPAGRQFFEFYGENVFRSDICNADVKLGDLLIHEGAAKKAQKHAARVFNADKTYFVLNGTSSANKVVTNALLARGDLVLFDRNNHKSNHHGALIQAGATPVYLETVRNPFGFIGGVDAHCFDEAYLRKLIAEVAPERANEPRPFRLAVIQLGTYDGTIYNARQVVDSIGHLCDYILFDSAWVGYEQFIPMMEQCSPLLLDLNENDPGIFVTQSVHKQQAGFSQTSQIHKKDTHIKGQRRFCNHKQLNNAFMLHASTSPFYPLFAALDVNAKMHEGASGRRMWMDCVKLGIEARKQLLTRCSLIKPFVPVTVGGALWQDHDTETIAQDVRFFNFEPGEKWHAFEGYAEDQYFIDPCKLLLTTPGIDAVSGDYTEFGIPATILANYLREHGIIPEKCDMNSILFLLTPAEDAAKMQELVNALVHFETLIARDAPLSEVLPSLYQKYKERYRGYRLRRLCQEMHDFYAQHNVKDLQKAMFRKTEFPSVVMLPQDANREFVRGNIELIPIDEAEGRIAAEGALPYPPGVLCVVPGETWGGAVQRYFLALEAGINLLPGFSPELQGVYSVAEEDGSKRLYGYVVEQ from the coding sequence ATGAAACAGTTAAAAATTGCGGCGAATGCAGCGGTTGCCACCCGTTTAACCACAACGCGCGAGATTGTCGCGTTGAGTCAGACTGACTTCACGGATGTGGCGGCGGTCGTGGTTTCTATTGAGGAAGCCCGTAGCGGCATTCTGTCGATATTGCAGCACACCGGTTTTAGCATTCCGGCGTTTGTCGAAGAGCCTGATGAAGATAAAGAGCTGGATGTTCTGCCGGCGGGCAGCGAATGGCTGGTTCTCGATGACGACGGCGAGCACGCGAACGTGTTGGAACGTGCGGCGAAGGCTTATCAGGATGCGTTGTTGCCGCCGTTTTTCGATACGCTGACCAAGTACGTCAACATGAAAAACACGACGTTTGCCTGTCCGGGGCATCAGGGCGGTCAGTTCTTTCGCAAGCACCCGGCGGGACGTCAGTTTTTTGAGTTTTACGGTGAGAATGTGTTCCGTTCGGATATCTGTAACGCGGACGTCAAGTTGGGTGATTTGCTGATCCATGAAGGGGCGGCGAAGAAGGCGCAGAAGCACGCTGCACGCGTGTTTAACGCCGATAAAACCTATTTTGTGTTGAACGGCACCTCCTCTGCGAACAAAGTGGTGACGAATGCGTTGCTGGCGCGCGGCGATCTGGTGCTGTTTGATCGTAACAACCATAAATCCAACCACCACGGTGCGCTGATTCAGGCGGGCGCGACGCCGGTCTATCTGGAAACTGTGCGCAATCCGTTTGGCTTTATCGGCGGCGTGGATGCGCACTGTTTTGATGAAGCTTATCTGCGCAAGCTGATTGCGGAAGTCGCGCCGGAGCGCGCCAACGAGCCGCGTCCGTTCCGTTTGGCCGTCATCCAGCTCGGCACCTATGATGGCACCATTTATAATGCGCGTCAGGTCGTCGATAGCATCGGGCACCTGTGTGATTACATTCTGTTTGACTCCGCCTGGGTGGGCTACGAGCAGTTTATCCCGATGATGGAGCAGTGCTCGCCGCTGTTGCTGGATCTGAATGAGAACGATCCGGGCATTTTCGTCACCCAGTCGGTGCATAAGCAGCAGGCGGGCTTCTCCCAGACCTCGCAGATCCACAAAAAAGATACGCACATCAAAGGGCAACGTCGTTTCTGTAACCACAAACAGCTGAATAACGCCTTTATGCTGCATGCCTCGACCAGTCCGTTTTATCCGCTGTTCGCCGCGCTAGACGTCAATGCCAAAATGCACGAAGGAGCAAGCGGGCGTCGTATGTGGATGGACTGCGTGAAGCTGGGCATTGAAGCGCGTAAGCAACTGCTGACGCGTTGTTCGCTCATCAAGCCGTTCGTGCCTGTGACGGTGGGTGGTGCGCTCTGGCAGGATCACGATACGGAAACGATCGCGCAGGACGTGCGTTTCTTCAACTTTGAACCGGGCGAGAAATGGCATGCGTTCGAAGGGTATGCAGAGGATCAGTACTTTATCGATCCCTGCAAGTTATTGCTGACGACGCCGGGTATTGATGCGGTTAGCGGCGATTATACCGAATTTGGTATTCCGGCGACGATCCTTGCCAACTACCTGCGCGAGCACGGCATCATCCCTGAAAAATGCGACATGAACTCGATCCTGTTCCTGCTAACGCCAGCGGAAGACGCGGCAAAAATGCAGGAGCTGGTGAATGCGCTGGTGCATTTCGAGACGTTGATTGCCCGCGATGCGCCGCTGAGTGAAGTACTGCCCAGCCTGTATCAGAAATACAAAGAGCGCTATCGCGGTTACCGGCTGCGTCGGCTGTGTCAGGAAATGCATGATTTTTACGCTCAGCACAACGTGAAAGATTTGCAAAAAGCGATGTTCCGCAAAACCGAATTTCCGTCCGTGGTGATGTTGCCGCAGGATGCCAACAGGGAATTTGTACGCGGGAATATCGAGCTGATTCCTATCGATGAAGCGGAAGGGCGTATCGCGGCGGAAGGGGCGTTGCCGTATCCACCGGGCGTGCTGTGTGTCGTGCCGGGGGAAACCTGGGGCGGGGCGGTACAGCGCTATTTTCTGGCGTTGGAAGCGGGCATTAACCTGCTGCCGGGCTTCTCGCCGGAATTGCAGGGCGTTTACAGCGTTGCTGAAGAAGATGGCAGCAAGCGCCTGTACGGTTACGTAGTAGAACAGTAA
- the ansP gene encoding L-asparagine permease translates to MTQHSSPHGERHAAEQRLHEKGYHQSLGNRHVQMIAIGGSIGTGLFLGAGARLQMAGPALALVYLVCGIFSFFILRALGELIVHRPTSGSFVSYSREFLGEKASYVAGWMYFLNWAMTGIVDITAVALYMHYWGTFADVPQWLFALGALSIVTLMNLIGVKWFAEMEFWFALIKVAAIAIFLVVGTVYLGTGSPLDGNTPGLHLITDNGGLFPHGILPALVLVQGVIFAFAGIEIIGTTAGECKNPEQVLPKAVNSVIWRIGLFYVGSVALLVCLLPWNAYQAGQSPFVTFFSKLGVPYIGTIMNIVVLSAALSSLNSGLYSTGRILRSLSLGGSAPAFLSKMSNQSVPYTGILVTVGIHIIGVVLNYVVPSQVFEIVLNIASLGIICSWAFIILCQMQLRKAIRQGKAKPVAFRMPGAPVTSWLTLAFLVSVLGLMAFDYPNGTWTIATVPVLAIMLIIGWRGLKKQREAVKLANQQESSLR, encoded by the coding sequence ATGACACAACATTCCTCCCCTCATGGCGAGCGTCATGCCGCCGAGCAACGTCTCCACGAAAAGGGTTATCACCAAAGCCTCGGCAATCGCCATGTGCAGATGATCGCCATTGGCGGTTCCATCGGCACCGGGCTGTTTCTTGGTGCAGGTGCGCGTCTGCAAATGGCAGGGCCAGCGCTGGCGTTGGTCTATCTGGTTTGCGGTATCTTCTCTTTTTTCATCCTGCGCGCGCTGGGTGAACTGATCGTTCATCGCCCCACCAGCGGCAGCTTCGTATCGTACTCGCGTGAGTTTCTGGGTGAAAAGGCCTCCTACGTGGCAGGCTGGATGTACTTCCTCAACTGGGCGATGACCGGGATTGTCGACATCACCGCCGTCGCACTCTATATGCACTACTGGGGCACCTTTGCCGATGTGCCGCAGTGGCTATTCGCACTAGGTGCGCTATCCATCGTCACGCTGATGAACCTGATTGGCGTGAAGTGGTTTGCCGAAATGGAGTTCTGGTTCGCACTAATTAAGGTCGCGGCTATCGCCATTTTTCTGGTGGTCGGCACGGTCTATCTCGGCACGGGCAGCCCGCTGGATGGCAACACGCCCGGCCTGCACCTGATTACCGATAACGGCGGCCTGTTCCCGCACGGCATTCTTCCCGCGCTGGTGCTGGTTCAGGGGGTGATATTTGCCTTTGCCGGTATCGAGATCATCGGCACCACCGCAGGCGAATGTAAGAACCCAGAGCAGGTGCTGCCGAAAGCGGTCAATAGCGTCATCTGGCGCATTGGTCTGTTCTACGTCGGCTCCGTCGCGCTGTTGGTCTGCCTGCTGCCGTGGAACGCGTATCAGGCCGGACAAAGCCCGTTTGTGACGTTCTTCAGCAAGCTGGGCGTGCCCTATATCGGGACGATCATGAATATCGTGGTACTGTCCGCTGCGCTGTCCAGCCTGAATTCCGGCCTGTACTCGACGGGACGCATCTTGCGCTCGCTGTCGCTGGGTGGTTCGGCTCCCGCTTTCCTGTCGAAAATGAGCAACCAGTCCGTGCCCTATACCGGTATTTTAGTCACGGTCGGCATCCACATTATCGGCGTGGTACTGAACTACGTGGTTCCGTCGCAGGTGTTCGAGATTGTCCTGAATATCGCCTCGCTCGGCATTATCTGCTCCTGGGCATTCATCATTCTGTGTCAGATGCAGTTGCGCAAAGCGATTCGTCAGGGGAAAGCCAAACCGGTTGCCTTCAGAATGCCCGGTGCGCCGGTAACATCATGGCTGACGCTGGCTTTTCTGGTAAGCGTGCTGGGATTGATGGCGTTTGATTACCCGAACGGCACGTGGACGATTGCGACAGTTCCGGTGCTGGCGATCATGCTAATCATCGGCTGGCGCGGGCTGAAAAAGCAGCGAGAAGCGGTGAAACTCGCCAACCAGCAGGAATCCAGCCTGCGTTAA